From a single Scylla paramamosain isolate STU-SP2022 chromosome 28, ASM3559412v1, whole genome shotgun sequence genomic region:
- the LOC135114963 gene encoding tryptophan--tRNA ligase, cytoplasmic-like, whose translation MPLSDLETKALDEHFLICSYVHGYTVSQGDAALFRQFNCAPPSHLCHLLRWYTHIHSFGRESASFPAAKKESLTLLINDKEVTIMVNNSMEAEGQGEAGQPPAPEEDIVTPHTVQASSNKGIDYDKLVDRFGSSRIDEALLERFERLTGHKPHRFLRRNIFFSHRDMHRILDAVESGKKFFLYTGRGPSSNAMHIGHLIAFIMTKWLQDVFDVPLVIQLTDDEKYLWQKDATKKDNSLEHYHSLARENAKDIIALDFDVNKTFIFSDVDFVGGAFYENVLKVQKHVTFNQVKGIFGFDESSSIGMIMFPAIQAAPSFSSSFPFIFGNKKDVPCLIPCGIDQDPYFRMTRDVAPKIGFQKPALLHSTFFPALHGASSKMSASDSTSSIYLTDTANQIKKKINKYAFSGGRDTVEEHRELGGDCEVDVSFMYLTFFLDDDEKLEEIRQQYSSGKMLTGELKAELIKVLQKMMAEFQERRKLVTDETVKQFMTPRSLKF comes from the exons ATGCCCCTCAGTGACCTCGAAACAAAGGCTTTAGATGAACACTTCCTGATCTGCAGCTACGTACACGGCTACACAGTGAGCCAGGGCGACGCTGCTCTCTTCAGGCAATTCAATTGTGCCCCTCCAAGCCACCTCTGTCACCTCCTCCGCTGGTACACCCACATACACAGCTTTGGCCGGGAGAGTGCCAGCTTCCCTGCTGCCAAGAAGGAGAGTCTCACCCTTCTCATAAATGATAAGGAG GTAACCATCATGGTGAACAACAGTATGGAGGCTGAggggcagggtgaggcaggaCAGCCTCCAGCACCAGAAGAGGACATAGTCACCCCACACACCGTCCAAGCGTCAAGCAACAAGGGCATTGACTATGACAAGTTGGTTG ACAGGTTTGGTTCATCACGCATTGATGAAGCGTTACTGGAGAGGTTTGAGAGACTCACTGGCCACAAGCCTCATCGCTTCCTTCGCCGCAACATATTCTTCTCCCACCGAGACATGCACAG AATATTGGATGCAGTGGAAAGTGGCAAAAAGTTCTTCCTGTACACTGGCAGGGGACCCTCATCCAATGCCATGCACATTGGACACCTCATTGCCTTCATCATGACAAA GTGGCTGCAGGACGTGTTTGACGTTCCACTAGTGATCCAGCTGACTGATGATGAGAAGTACCTGTGGCAGAAAGATGCCACCAAGAAGGATAACTCCCTAGAACACTACCACAGCCTGGCTCGGGAAAATGCCAAGGACATCATTGCACTGGACTTTGATGTAAACAAGACTTTTATCTTTTCTGATGTTGATTTTGTTGGTGGAGCTTTCTATGA AAATGTGCTGAAAGTACAGAAGCATGTCACCTTTAATCAAGTGAAAGGGATCTTTGGGTTTGATGAATCCAGCAGTATTGGCATGATAATGTTCCCAGCCATCCAGGCTGCCCCAAGCTTCTCCTCCAGCTTCCCCTTCATCTTTGGGAATAAGAAAGATGTTCCCTGTCTTATCCCTTGTGGCATTGACCAG GATCCATATTTCCGCATGACCCGGGATGTTGCTCCAAAGATTGGGTTCCAGAAGCCAGCACTTCTACATTCAACCTTCTTCCCAGCCTTGCATGGAGCCAGCAGCAAGATGAGTGCCTCTGACTCAACCTCATCTATTTATCTGACAGACACAGCCAATCAAATTAAGAAAAAG ATCAACAAGTACGCATTCTCTGGAGGAAGAGACACCGTGGAGGAGCACAGGGAGCTGGGCGGGGACTGTGAGGTGGATGTTTCCTTCATGTACCTCACATTTTTCctggatgatgatgaaaaattgGAGGAGATCCGACAGCAGTACTCCTCAGGAAAGATGCTCACTGGAGAACTCAAAGCAGAATTAATCAAG GTTCTGCAGAAAATGATGGCAGAGTTccaggagagaaggaagcttGTCACAGATGAGACAGTCAAACAGTTCATGACACCTCGCAGCCTGAAATTTTAA
- the LOC135114966 gene encoding high mobility group protein HMG-I/HMG-Y-like → MAEDSPVETPKRKRGRPPKPDSEKAAPKRKAEADEGTVPKRGRGRPKGSKNKGSGNKKPASKGTGRRGRPPKNPPAAKEEAASEESPEDAE, encoded by the exons ATGGCTGAGGACAGTCCAGTGGAGACCCCCAAGCGAAAGCGTGGACGCCCCCCAAAACCTGATAGTGAAAAGGCAGCCCCCAAGCGCAAGGCAGAGGCTGATGAAGGAACTGTCCCAAAGAGGGGCAGAGGCAGACCTAAGGGTAGCAAAAATAAGGGATCTGGAAATAAGAAACCTGCATCTAAGGGCACG GGAAGGCGAGGTCGTCCCCCAAAGAACCCTCCCGCGGCAAAGGAGGAAGCTGCTTCCGAGGAGTCACCTGAGGATGCTGAATAA
- the LOC135114964 gene encoding uncharacterized protein LOC135114964: protein MLTRREVVVEKPFQDRRYKDHRRKVMSALPRIDTGPPVEYPHLVVKLKKLRLEKDRQGKICEDNLKLAHRMAIIMRTKRLDNINMAPKGPFERRSKSMGIRDRRREDEPSWSEGGSLLQQVTTEAERCIRPPPPGRMVQHRAPAGVCRVPRVGPPPPAPPLPRRHLVPTITLPLSSPRSRRSPSPNSVSGRSSSRRRGRETTRLTPLSTSVSRRPSVSTLPSQRDENSSSAGDGGDFEEYCSDDVEKSDASNEEDGKREKLEDEEELKEKEKTGVEEEVTDSDDHVSSVLLSHHPNITIDEASDDEFYS, encoded by the exons ATGCTGACGCgaagggaggtggtggtagagaaACCGTTCCAGGATCGCCGCTACAAGGACCACAGACGAAAG gtgatGAGCGCCCTACCCCGCATCGACACAGGCCCGCCAGTTGAGTACCCGCACTTAGTAGTAAAATTGAAGAAATTAAGATTAGAGAAAGACCGACAGGGTAAAATTTGCGAGGACAACCTTAAACTAGCGCATCGAATGGCCATCATAATGAGGACCAAGCGTCTAGATAACATCAACATGGCACCCAAAGG GCCTTTTGAGCGAAGAAGCAAATCTATGGGTATCCGCGACCGTCGCAGGGAGGACGAGCCCAGCTGGAGCGAGGGCGGGTCCCTGCTTCAACAAGTGACCACGGAAGCTGAGAGGTGCATCAGACCGCCGCCGCCGGGTAGGATGGTTCAG CACCGCGCCCCCGCTGGTGTGTGTCGTGTGCCGCGCGTGGGCCcgcctccaccagcaccacctctgCCGCGCCGCCATCTCGTGCCCACCATCACGCtgcccctctcttctcccag GTCTCGCCGCAGCCCCTCTCCCAACTCTGTGTCGGGAAGGTCCTCGTCACGCCGCCGCGGCCGCGAAACCACCCGTCTCACACCTTTGTCGACGAGCGTCAGCCGCCGGCCCAGCGTCAGCACTTTGCCTTCCCAACGAGATGAGAATTCCAGCTCTGCGGGGGACGGTGGAGACTTCGAAGAATACTGTAGCGACGATGTGGAGAAATCTGACGCTAGCAACGAAGAAGATGGAAAACGAGAAAAgttggaggatgaggaggaattaaaggaaaaggagaagacaggagtggaagaggaagtcACCGATTCTGACGACCACGTGTCCTCCGTGCTTCTGAGTCACCATCCAAATATCACGATCGACGAGGCAAGCGACGACGAGTTTTACTCATAA